A single genomic interval of Sinorhizobium garamanticum harbors:
- a CDS encoding SRPBCC domain-containing protein translates to MTLEFRVNGRIARPVDEVFDAVVNPDQLSRYFVTLGGVSAPLVAGTTVTWWGEVPVEVETVEPNERIVFRWDAKVAEGEAPYRTKVEMRFKSLDDGATMVTIAETGWRENEQGQKSSYMNCEGWSQMLACMKAWLEYGINLREGYYVSELSGNPALEPQA, encoded by the coding sequence ATGACCTTGGAGTTTCGTGTGAATGGTCGCATCGCCCGTCCTGTCGATGAGGTGTTCGACGCCGTCGTCAATCCGGATCAACTCAGCCGCTATTTCGTGACGCTAGGCGGTGTCAGCGCACCACTGGTCGCCGGCACGACCGTGACCTGGTGGGGCGAGGTGCCGGTGGAGGTGGAAACCGTCGAGCCGAATGAGAGGATCGTATTCCGTTGGGACGCCAAGGTGGCCGAGGGCGAAGCGCCCTATCGGACAAAGGTGGAGATGCGCTTCAAGTCTCTCGATGACGGCGCAACGATGGTCACGATTGCCGAAACCGGTTGGCGGGAAAACGAGCAGGGGCAGAAAAGCTCCTACATGAACTGCGAAGGCTGGTCGCAGATGCTCGCCTGCATGAAGGCTTGGCTCGAATACGGCATCAACTTGCGCGAGGGTTATTACGTCAGCGAACTCTCGGGCAACCCGGCACTCGAGCCGCAGGCGTAG
- a CDS encoding ArsR/SmtB family transcription factor yields the protein MSTDSKDDAVFKALANGLRRQMLDALKAAPQTTGMLCEQFSQLDRCTVMQHLKVLEDASLILVHREGRERWNHLNALPIQAIHDRWISQYADHAMSVLTALHRGLESPPE from the coding sequence ATGTCAACCGATTCGAAAGACGACGCCGTTTTCAAGGCACTGGCCAATGGCTTGCGCCGGCAGATGCTGGACGCCCTGAAAGCCGCGCCCCAGACGACCGGCATGCTTTGCGAACAATTCTCCCAGCTCGACCGCTGCACCGTGATGCAGCACCTGAAGGTCCTGGAGGATGCAAGTCTGATCCTCGTCCACCGCGAGGGACGCGAGCGATGGAACCATTTGAACGCGTTACCAATCCAAGCCATTCACGATCGCTGGATCAGCCAGTATGCGGACCACGCCATGTCTGTCCTGACGGCCTTGCATCGCGGGCTCGAAAGCCCGCCCGAGTGA